One Corallococcus exiguus DNA segment encodes these proteins:
- a CDS encoding Imm70 family immunity protein — MGLCLVVYEGGEDLEEVAVGGYSDFGALRDYVTRELEPAGRAGSRFPMFILHSDCDGEWSVADCERLREELAVIAREMQARPPVAFASEWQRSEASSMGLVPRNAFESFLALSGGFLVEALQDLVEFALKRRAPISFQ; from the coding sequence GTGGGTCTTTGTCTTGTTGTCTACGAAGGTGGTGAGGATTTGGAGGAGGTCGCAGTTGGAGGTTATTCGGACTTCGGCGCGTTGCGTGACTATGTCACTCGCGAGCTGGAGCCGGCTGGAAGGGCGGGCTCTCGGTTTCCTATGTTCATCCTGCACTCGGATTGTGATGGCGAGTGGTCCGTCGCGGACTGCGAGCGGTTGCGCGAGGAACTGGCGGTCATCGCAAGGGAGATGCAGGCGCGCCCACCAGTCGCTTTTGCGTCGGAGTGGCAACGCAGTGAGGCGAGTTCCATGGGCCTCGTGCCTCGAAACGCGTTCGAGTCGTTCCTCGCTCTGAGTGGTGGGTTCTTGGTGGAGGCTCTACAGGACCTGGTTGAATTCGCGCTCAAGCGCCGGGCTCCCATCTCGTTTCAGTGA
- the argH gene encoding argininosuccinate lyase: MAETLWGKGQPLDAAIHAFTVGDDPVVDLSLVPHDALGSAAHARMLAHVGLLSPEAATSLVSSLHALHDEARAGRFTIRPEQEDGHTALEAALVERTGEAGKRIHLARSRNDQVLLALRLFMREELLALGARTAELAGTFLDFAEAHADLPLPGYTHLRRAMPSTFGLWGMAFAEGLLEELEALKGVWGRLDRCPLGAAAGFGVPLPIDREYVARLLGFSRVQRSPIDAQDSRGRHEAALLTWACSVAGTLEKWLWDVQLYSMDEFGFLALPDAFTTGSSIMPQKKNPDVVELARGRCRELRGLAHQVEAVAGGLPSSYHRDFQLLKRPTLQALTSAKALLDVLARLVPALKVNAEKARAACDDTLYAAHHAYALVAKGQPFRDAYREVGRQLNDGSFQPDRGALTATHLGGAGNLGLATAREELADARDWLTRTHAQQAQAASRVWAP; encoded by the coding sequence GTGGCTGAGACATTGTGGGGCAAGGGCCAGCCGCTGGACGCGGCCATCCACGCCTTCACCGTGGGCGATGACCCCGTGGTGGACCTGTCGCTGGTGCCGCACGACGCGCTGGGCAGCGCCGCGCACGCGCGCATGCTCGCGCACGTGGGGCTGCTCAGCCCGGAGGCCGCCACGTCGCTCGTGTCCTCCCTGCACGCGCTCCACGACGAGGCCCGCGCGGGCCGCTTCACCATCCGCCCGGAGCAGGAGGACGGCCACACCGCGCTGGAGGCCGCGCTCGTGGAGCGCACCGGCGAAGCGGGCAAGCGCATCCATCTGGCGCGCTCGCGGAACGACCAGGTGCTGCTGGCGCTGCGCCTCTTCATGCGTGAGGAGCTGCTCGCACTGGGCGCGCGTACCGCGGAGCTGGCGGGCACGTTCCTGGACTTCGCGGAAGCGCACGCGGACCTGCCCCTGCCCGGCTACACGCACCTGCGCCGCGCGATGCCGTCCACCTTCGGCCTGTGGGGCATGGCGTTCGCGGAGGGACTGCTGGAGGAGCTGGAGGCGCTGAAGGGCGTGTGGGGGCGGCTCGACCGCTGCCCGCTGGGCGCCGCCGCGGGCTTCGGCGTGCCACTGCCCATCGACCGTGAATATGTCGCGCGGTTGCTCGGTTTTAGTCGAGTTCAACGCAGCCCCATCGACGCGCAGGACAGTCGGGGGCGGCATGAAGCGGCGCTGCTCACCTGGGCGTGCTCGGTGGCGGGCACTCTGGAGAAGTGGCTTTGGGACGTGCAGCTCTACAGCATGGACGAGTTCGGCTTCCTGGCCCTGCCGGATGCCTTCACGACCGGCTCGTCCATCATGCCGCAGAAGAAGAACCCGGACGTGGTGGAGCTGGCCCGGGGCCGCTGCCGCGAGCTGCGCGGTCTGGCGCATCAGGTGGAGGCGGTGGCCGGAGGCCTTCCCTCCAGCTACCACCGTGACTTCCAGCTGCTGAAGCGCCCCACCCTCCAGGCCCTCACCAGCGCGAAGGCGCTGCTGGACGTGCTGGCGCGGCTGGTGCCCGCGCTGAAGGTGAACGCGGAGAAGGCGCGCGCGGCGTGCGATGACACGCTCTACGCCGCGCACCACGCCTACGCGCTCGTGGCCAAGGGGCAGCCCTTCCGCGACGCGTACCGGGAGGTGGGCCGTCAGCTCAACGACGGCAGCTTCCAGCCGGACCGCGGCGCGCTGACGGCCACCCACCTGGGTGGCGCCGGCAATCTGGGCCTCGCCACCGCGCGCGAGGAACTGGCGGATGCGCGCGACTGGCTCACGCGCACCCACGCACAGCAGGCGCAGGCCGCTTCGCGCGTCTGGGCCCCCTGA
- the argG gene encoding argininosuccinate synthase, translating into MSKKSVVLAFSGGLDTAFCTVYLREQGWDVTTVTVDTGGFPPEQLERIQALSQKLGAVAHHTVDARDTLFQGYLRFLIAGNVLRGQLYPLSVSAERACQAVEAVRMAEKLGVQAVAHGSTGAGNDQVRFDVAFRTLAPQLQLITPIRDLALSRQQEISFLAERGFHMPAKTGTYSVNEGMWGTSVGGRETLDSWSTLPEAAFPGGEIPTDLKPRPLIISFEKGVPVALDGKALSAVDVVEQLNALGRPYGIGRGVHLGDTILGIKGRVGFEAPAAHLLIASHRELEKLVLSGKQLFWKETVGNLYGSLLHEGHFFDPVVKDLEAFLASSQDRVTGEVKLVLTPRAHVVEGVRSPHSLMDAKVATYGEANVLWTGTEAAGFAKLYGVAQMLSQKAK; encoded by the coding sequence ATGAGCAAGAAGTCCGTGGTGCTGGCGTTCTCCGGCGGCCTCGATACCGCCTTCTGCACGGTGTACCTGCGTGAGCAGGGCTGGGACGTCACCACCGTCACCGTGGACACGGGCGGCTTCCCGCCCGAGCAGCTGGAGCGCATCCAGGCCCTGTCCCAGAAGCTGGGCGCGGTGGCGCACCACACGGTGGACGCGCGCGACACCCTGTTCCAGGGCTACCTGCGCTTCCTCATCGCCGGCAACGTGCTGCGCGGCCAGCTCTACCCGCTGAGCGTCTCCGCCGAGCGCGCCTGCCAGGCCGTGGAGGCCGTGCGCATGGCGGAGAAGCTGGGCGTGCAGGCCGTGGCCCACGGCAGCACCGGCGCCGGGAATGATCAGGTCCGCTTCGACGTGGCCTTCCGCACGCTCGCGCCCCAGCTGCAGCTCATCACCCCCATCCGCGACCTGGCGCTCTCCCGTCAGCAGGAGATCTCCTTCCTCGCGGAGCGCGGCTTCCACATGCCGGCGAAGACGGGCACGTACTCCGTCAACGAGGGCATGTGGGGCACGTCCGTGGGCGGCCGCGAGACGCTGGACTCGTGGAGCACCCTGCCGGAAGCGGCCTTCCCCGGTGGCGAAATCCCCACCGACCTGAAGCCTCGGCCGCTGATCATCTCCTTCGAGAAGGGCGTGCCGGTGGCGCTCGACGGCAAGGCGCTGTCCGCGGTGGACGTGGTGGAGCAGCTCAACGCGCTGGGCCGTCCGTACGGCATCGGCCGGGGCGTGCACCTGGGCGACACCATCCTGGGCATCAAGGGCCGCGTGGGCTTCGAGGCCCCGGCGGCGCACCTGCTCATCGCGTCGCACCGCGAGCTGGAGAAGCTGGTGCTGTCGGGCAAGCAGCTCTTCTGGAAGGAGACGGTGGGCAACCTGTACGGGTCGCTGCTCCACGAGGGGCACTTCTTCGACCCGGTGGTGAAGGACCTGGAGGCGTTCCTCGCCTCCTCGCAGGACCGCGTGACGGGCGAGGTGAAGCTGGTGCTCACCCCGCGCGCCCACGTCGTGGAAGGCGTGCGTTCGCCGCACTCGCTGATGGACGCGAAGGTGGCGACGTACGGAGAGGCCAACGTGTTGTGGACGGGGACGGAAGCGGCGGGGTTCGCCAAGCTCTACGGCGTCGCGCAGATGCTCTCGCAGAAAGCGAAGTGA
- the truA gene encoding tRNA pseudouridine(38-40) synthase TruA codes for MPRLKLTLEYEGTRYVGWQVQPNGPSIQSTLQDALQKLLGERVFVASAGRTDSGVHATGQVASFDTQRVLPMKAYTMGLNGILPPDIAVVAAEEVSPEFDPRRWSRGKRYRYRVSNRRMRSPLLRTTHWEVFAPLDVEAMRRASQALVGRHDFSAFRAADCQAKHAVREIRQVRVEGTSGDTVAFVVEGTAFLKHMVRNLVGTLVEVGKGRRPEAWVAEVLASRERKLAGATAPPQGLVMEEVFYGDGPPPRSAGDSAVGEEDEG; via the coding sequence ATGCCCCGGCTGAAGTTGACGCTCGAATACGAAGGCACCCGGTACGTGGGCTGGCAGGTGCAGCCCAATGGCCCGTCCATCCAGTCCACGCTCCAGGACGCGCTCCAGAAGCTCCTGGGGGAACGCGTCTTCGTTGCGTCCGCAGGACGCACCGACTCGGGCGTGCACGCGACGGGGCAGGTGGCCAGCTTCGACACGCAGCGCGTGCTTCCGATGAAGGCCTACACCATGGGCCTCAACGGCATCCTCCCGCCGGACATCGCGGTGGTGGCCGCGGAGGAGGTGTCGCCGGAGTTCGACCCGCGCCGCTGGTCGCGCGGCAAGCGATACCGCTACCGGGTGAGCAACCGGCGCATGCGGTCCCCCCTGTTGCGCACGACGCACTGGGAGGTGTTCGCCCCGCTGGACGTGGAGGCCATGCGCCGCGCGTCCCAGGCCCTGGTGGGCCGGCATGACTTCTCCGCGTTCCGCGCCGCGGACTGCCAGGCGAAGCACGCGGTGCGCGAAATCCGGCAGGTGCGCGTGGAAGGCACGTCCGGCGACACCGTGGCCTTCGTGGTGGAGGGCACCGCATTCCTCAAGCACATGGTGCGCAACCTGGTGGGCACGCTGGTGGAGGTGGGCAAGGGCCGCCGCCCCGAGGCCTGGGTGGCCGAAGTGCTGGCCTCTCGCGAGCGCAAGCTGGCCGGGGCCACCGCGCCGCCGCAGGGGCTGGTGATGGAGGAGGTCTTCTACGGCGACGGCCCGCCCCCTCGCTCGGCGGGGGACTCTGCTGTCGGGGAAGAGGACGAAGGGTGA
- a CDS encoding DUF1611 domain-containing protein codes for MKIHVDKVGSVTRNLQVGRTVHLTDEVKCEEGAVIAVRIHGEKSVYNQLEDVNGRLVTLHAGDIVVGALGHRNALHGYEGIVPASVTVGDKLNILNMGGVIGKCTSHNPGVGPPFEAEVLGQVLTFPEFQSRAGQHAHISTGALKGTSRAVTCPVVYVVGTCMNAGKTYAASVVVRKLSQAGYRVGGAKLTGVSLMRDTLSMQDSGADVVMDFTDAGVVCTGARTASKVARIVFSEMVAQDVDVIVAETGDGIMGEYGVQAILADPELKALGGAFILCANDPVGAAGGVRHLREVYGIEMDMVAGPATDNAVGVRFVEQVVGLPARNARADPNALGNLIVEKLAPKLGAGRKS; via the coding sequence ATGAAGATCCACGTCGACAAGGTGGGCAGTGTCACGCGCAACCTCCAGGTGGGGCGCACGGTGCACCTCACGGATGAGGTCAAGTGCGAGGAAGGCGCCGTCATCGCGGTGCGCATCCACGGGGAGAAGAGCGTCTACAACCAGTTGGAGGACGTGAACGGCCGGCTCGTCACGCTCCACGCGGGCGACATCGTCGTGGGCGCGCTCGGCCACCGCAACGCGCTGCACGGCTACGAGGGCATCGTGCCCGCGTCCGTCACGGTGGGCGACAAGCTCAACATCCTCAACATGGGCGGCGTCATCGGGAAGTGCACGTCGCACAACCCGGGCGTGGGCCCGCCGTTCGAGGCGGAGGTGCTGGGCCAGGTCCTCACCTTCCCGGAGTTCCAGTCGCGCGCGGGGCAGCACGCGCACATCTCCACCGGCGCGCTCAAGGGCACGTCGAGGGCGGTGACGTGCCCGGTGGTGTACGTGGTGGGCACCTGCATGAACGCGGGCAAGACGTACGCGGCCAGCGTGGTGGTGCGAAAGCTGTCGCAGGCGGGCTACCGCGTGGGCGGCGCGAAGCTCACGGGCGTGTCGCTGATGCGCGACACCCTGTCCATGCAGGACAGCGGCGCGGACGTGGTGATGGACTTCACCGACGCGGGCGTCGTGTGCACCGGCGCGCGCACGGCGTCCAAGGTGGCGCGGATCGTCTTTTCGGAGATGGTGGCCCAGGACGTGGACGTCATCGTCGCGGAGACGGGCGACGGCATCATGGGCGAGTACGGCGTGCAGGCCATCCTGGCGGATCCGGAGCTCAAGGCGCTGGGCGGCGCGTTCATCCTGTGCGCGAACGACCCGGTGGGCGCGGCCGGCGGCGTGCGGCACCTGCGCGAGGTGTACGGCATCGAGATGGACATGGTGGCCGGGCCCGCCACGGACAACGCGGTGGGCGTGCGCTTCGTGGAGCAGGTGGTGGGGCTGCCCGCTCGCAACGCGCGCGCGGATCCGAACGCCCTGGGGAATCTCATCGTGGAGAAGCTCGCGCCCAAGCTGGGAGCGGGGAGGAAGTCATGA
- a CDS encoding outer membrane protein assembly factor BamE: MAVSSVRDGQTRMGIFPLTLSSPESPVLLRASLGRPQAWWDRLFLGLVSTGAVAFYVGFGVPWSGSHLAPGLSAAKLRSVSPGMSEDEVIQRLGMPLAREVTPSGRLHWDYAKPVAKVRQYPKVYVSFAAGCVSVVEVELKTSWGVDEEVLYLRTPERVIERPELDDVLP; the protein is encoded by the coding sequence ATGGCCGTGTCGTCTGTTAGGGACGGGCAAACGCGGATGGGGATCTTTCCGTTGACCTTGAGTTCACCAGAGTCACCTGTGCTGCTTCGCGCTTCGCTGGGGAGACCCCAGGCCTGGTGGGACCGGCTCTTCCTGGGCCTGGTGTCGACGGGCGCCGTGGCTTTCTACGTCGGCTTCGGAGTCCCCTGGTCTGGAAGCCATCTGGCACCAGGACTCAGCGCGGCGAAGCTCCGCTCCGTGTCCCCGGGCATGTCTGAAGATGAGGTGATTCAACGCCTGGGCATGCCCCTGGCGAGAGAGGTGACGCCATCAGGGAGGCTCCATTGGGACTACGCGAAGCCGGTTGCGAAGGTCCGGCAATATCCGAAGGTCTACGTCTCATTCGCGGCGGGATGTGTCTCTGTGGTCGAGGTTGAACTCAAGACCTCTTGGGGTGTCGATGAGGAGGTCCTCTATCTGCGCACCCCTGAGCGCGTCATTGAAAGGCCTGAGCTCGATGACGTCCTCCCTTGA
- a CDS encoding class I SAM-dependent rRNA methyltransferase: MSALPPRLVDLLRASRARRGPLLSDPATSAFRLLNGAADGVPDVTADLFGDVVVVSLYRDLADAEEVTLLDAAVSAWTPRSVYLKRRPREARVLANVAKDALAPESAARGEPVEDFVSNENGLSFHIRPGQGLSVGLYLDMRDTRAWLQAQASGLTVLNLFAYTCAFGVAATAGGAKRVLNMDASRRVLEWGEENARLNGQSVERYDYVAGDVFDWLGRLAKKGESFDVVVADPPSFSTTKTTRFSAARDYARLAEAAARVVAPRGRLVACCNLAGLPSRRFETMVLEGVTRAGRAGKTVGSLGPSGLDFPTPPGEEPALKVHVVQLR; encoded by the coding sequence GTGAGTGCCCTGCCTCCCCGCCTCGTGGACCTGCTGCGCGCCTCCCGCGCCCGCCGGGGTCCGCTGCTCTCGGACCCCGCCACCTCCGCATTCCGCCTCCTGAACGGCGCCGCGGACGGCGTGCCCGACGTGACGGCGGACCTCTTCGGCGACGTCGTCGTGGTCAGCCTCTACCGCGACCTGGCGGATGCCGAGGAAGTCACACTGCTCGACGCCGCCGTCTCCGCGTGGACGCCTCGGAGCGTCTACCTGAAGCGCCGTCCCCGTGAGGCTCGCGTGCTCGCCAACGTGGCGAAGGACGCGCTCGCTCCGGAGTCCGCCGCGCGGGGCGAACCCGTGGAGGACTTCGTCTCCAATGAGAACGGCCTGTCCTTCCACATCCGCCCCGGACAAGGCCTCTCCGTGGGCCTCTACCTGGACATGCGCGACACCCGCGCGTGGCTCCAGGCCCAGGCCTCTGGCCTCACCGTGCTCAACCTCTTCGCGTACACCTGTGCCTTCGGTGTCGCCGCGACCGCCGGGGGCGCGAAGCGCGTGCTCAACATGGACGCCAGCCGCCGCGTGCTCGAATGGGGCGAGGAGAACGCGCGCCTCAACGGACAATCCGTGGAGCGCTACGACTACGTGGCTGGCGATGTCTTCGATTGGCTCGGGCGGCTCGCGAAGAAGGGGGAGTCCTTCGATGTCGTGGTCGCGGACCCTCCGTCGTTCTCCACCACCAAGACGACGCGCTTCTCCGCCGCTCGCGACTACGCCCGGCTGGCGGAAGCCGCCGCGAGGGTGGTCGCTCCCAGGGGCCGCCTGGTCGCCTGCTGCAATCTGGCGGGACTGCCTTCGCGCCGCTTCGAAACCATGGTGCTGGAAGGTGTGACGCGGGCTGGCAGGGCGGGGAAGACAGTGGGGTCGCTTGGTCCCTCGGGGCTCGACTTTCCGACACCTCCAGGTGAGGAACCGGCACTCAAGGTGCACGTCGTCCAACTTCGTTAG
- the argC gene encoding N-acetyl-gamma-glutamyl-phosphate reductase: MTSPANIYILGASGFGGGELLRLLSGHPGNAGIRVVSRHHAGSPIHKVHPHLRGLVDGRFEAEPDWRWLADSQRPVVFSALGHGELASQFAGLEKQWADAGLTDRMLLVDLSSDFRLDHPGRYAGAYGRPHPSPDLLGTFTYGLTEWKREQVKTAKRIANPGCFATAVQLALLPIAATPGLGLLAVSGVTGSSGSGSLPGEGTHHPTRAHDFRAYKPLEHQHEAEVEVMLVAHGAQRHRLAFVPHSAPMVRGIFATVQFEWPEHGGAVVTQSLTEKYRRYYEGSKFVRIVEGTPRVAAVTGSNFCDISVATKGRSVAVMAALDNLVKGMAGQAVQNFNVALGFPEDTGLRQAACYP, encoded by the coding sequence ATGACGTCGCCTGCGAACATCTACATCCTGGGGGCCTCCGGTTTCGGCGGAGGCGAGCTGTTGCGGCTGCTCTCGGGCCACCCCGGCAACGCCGGCATCCGCGTGGTGTCCCGGCACCACGCGGGTTCGCCCATCCACAAGGTGCACCCGCACCTGCGCGGCCTGGTGGACGGCCGCTTCGAGGCGGAGCCCGACTGGCGCTGGCTGGCGGACTCTCAGCGCCCGGTGGTGTTCAGCGCGCTGGGGCACGGAGAGCTGGCGTCTCAGTTCGCCGGGCTGGAGAAGCAGTGGGCGGACGCGGGCCTCACGGACCGGATGCTGCTGGTGGACCTGTCGTCCGACTTCCGCCTGGACCACCCGGGCCGGTACGCGGGCGCCTACGGCCGGCCGCACCCGTCCCCGGACCTCCTTGGCACGTTCACCTACGGCCTCACGGAGTGGAAGCGTGAGCAGGTGAAGACGGCGAAGCGCATCGCCAACCCGGGCTGCTTCGCCACGGCGGTGCAGCTGGCGCTGTTGCCCATCGCGGCCACGCCGGGGCTGGGGCTGCTGGCGGTGTCGGGTGTCACGGGCTCGTCCGGTTCTGGTTCGCTGCCGGGCGAGGGCACGCACCACCCGACGCGCGCGCATGACTTCCGCGCGTACAAGCCGCTGGAGCACCAGCACGAGGCGGAGGTGGAGGTGATGCTGGTGGCGCACGGTGCGCAGCGGCACCGGCTGGCCTTCGTGCCGCACTCGGCGCCCATGGTGCGCGGCATCTTCGCCACGGTGCAGTTCGAGTGGCCGGAGCACGGCGGCGCGGTGGTGACGCAGTCGCTGACGGAGAAGTACCGCCGCTACTACGAGGGCTCGAAGTTCGTGCGCATCGTGGAGGGCACGCCGCGCGTGGCGGCGGTGACGGGCAGCAACTTCTGCGACATCTCCGTGGCGACGAAGGGCCGCTCCGTGGCGGTGATGGCCGCGCTGGACAACCTGGTGAAGGGCATGGCCGGCCAGGCCGTGCAGAACTTCAACGTGGCCCTCGGCTTCCCCGAGGACACCGGTCTGCGCCAGGCCGCCTGCTACCCGTAG
- a CDS encoding amidohydrolase family protein, whose amino-acid sequence MEGRLLLKNCAVFRADGRVRHGMAVVVEEGIIRRVAPDAEVPVLPGDWEVACRGRLVAPGLVDCHSHMVNGQLLPPNGDFLLRQPRSRLERMRSVANLLTAEDVEVLTLFAAARALLDGVSLVVDHLSCPTDVAGALEAQARAANTLGIRLVTSHSTHSLDGADVANAQADANADFVRRYREHPRVRGALGFHASYTCEDPLLSRIAELRKELNASVVFHIAENEDDLSTTYATHGRRVVPRLDALGLLGPHAIAGYPRAVERSESERLAASGTFIALTPRATRSMDRAAESADGALSSLHLVGLGTGGHGTLQEELAGALVSMLSLARSGRMPDLDDSLAHLFVSGPAELCTRLYGKPSGGVDEGSIADLVVYDAIPAADPETGYAPFLLGQLTAARVAWTIVDGRVCVREGQLLGSDFVDLARDAAAALGRVWSRARLGS is encoded by the coding sequence ATGGAAGGCCGACTGCTTCTGAAGAACTGTGCCGTGTTCCGTGCGGACGGTCGCGTCCGCCACGGCATGGCCGTCGTGGTCGAAGAGGGCATCATCCGCCGCGTCGCCCCGGACGCCGAGGTGCCCGTGCTCCCCGGTGACTGGGAAGTGGCCTGTCGAGGCCGCCTCGTCGCCCCCGGGCTCGTGGACTGTCACTCGCACATGGTCAACGGGCAGCTCTTGCCCCCCAATGGCGACTTCCTCCTGCGCCAGCCCCGCTCGCGTCTGGAGCGCATGCGCTCGGTGGCCAACCTCCTCACCGCCGAGGACGTGGAGGTCCTGACCCTCTTCGCCGCCGCCCGCGCGTTGCTCGATGGCGTCAGCCTGGTCGTGGACCACCTGTCGTGCCCCACCGACGTCGCCGGCGCCCTGGAGGCCCAGGCCCGCGCCGCGAACACCCTGGGCATCCGCCTGGTCACGTCCCACTCCACGCACAGCCTGGATGGCGCCGACGTGGCCAACGCCCAGGCGGACGCCAACGCGGACTTCGTCCGCCGCTACCGCGAACACCCTCGCGTCCGTGGCGCACTCGGCTTCCACGCGTCCTACACCTGCGAGGACCCGCTCCTGTCCCGCATCGCGGAGCTGCGCAAGGAGCTGAACGCGTCCGTCGTGTTCCATATCGCGGAGAACGAGGACGACCTCTCCACCACCTACGCCACGCACGGCCGCCGCGTCGTGCCGCGCCTGGACGCGCTGGGCCTGCTGGGCCCCCACGCCATCGCCGGCTACCCGCGCGCCGTGGAGCGCTCCGAGTCCGAGCGGCTGGCCGCCTCCGGCACCTTCATCGCCCTCACGCCCCGCGCCACCCGCTCCATGGACCGCGCGGCCGAGTCCGCCGACGGCGCGCTGTCCAGCCTCCACCTCGTGGGCCTGGGCACCGGCGGCCATGGCACCCTCCAGGAGGAGCTCGCGGGGGCGCTCGTCAGCATGCTGTCCCTGGCGCGCTCCGGCCGCATGCCGGACCTGGATGACTCGCTGGCGCACTTGTTCGTCAGCGGCCCCGCGGAGCTGTGCACCCGCCTGTACGGCAAGCCGTCGGGCGGCGTGGACGAGGGCAGCATCGCGGACCTCGTCGTCTACGACGCCATCCCCGCCGCGGACCCGGAGACGGGCTATGCGCCCTTCCTCCTGGGGCAGCTCACCGCCGCCCGCGTGGCGTGGACCATCGTGGATGGCCGCGTCTGCGTCCGCGAGGGGCAGCTCCTGGGCAGCGACTTCGTGGACCTGGCCCGGGACGCCGCCGCCGCGCTCGGCCGCGTCTGGTCCCGCGCACGGCTGGGTTCGTAG
- a CDS encoding serine/threonine protein kinase, which produces MAPAASSPPRDAFRFGNYRLIDRIAVGGMAEIFLAHQLDASGEETPIVIKRIRPHLSKHAAFVKMFLNEARLAAQLNHPNIVQIHDLGKIVDSYFIAMEYVSGRDMRRVVPKAESLGIPFPMVYALKIASCVCAGLHYAHQKKDRYNNPLNIVHRDVTPENIVVAFDGSVKVLDFGIAKAANQVEETRSGEIKGKLSYLSPEQCLGRPLDCRSDIFSLGTVLYEWLTGFKLFTGDSDVAVMRSITEAKIYAPSYFREDLPERVEAILMRALARDRERRYQTALDMQRDLDAFLESYDFTPSPLHLANFVKQLFEDERPQELKRLSTRQSSAPTSEMALEVAEVVASVDGPPTEAMHLDDLPATEPRLLALTVDPAVYERLEAQARKANVSLAKLAADVLEGWLKTR; this is translated from the coding sequence ATGGCTCCCGCCGCCTCCTCGCCTCCGCGCGATGCGTTCCGCTTCGGCAACTACCGGCTCATCGATCGGATCGCCGTGGGGGGCATGGCGGAGATCTTCCTCGCGCACCAGTTGGATGCCAGCGGCGAAGAGACGCCCATCGTCATCAAGCGCATCCGCCCGCATCTGTCCAAGCACGCGGCCTTCGTGAAGATGTTCCTCAACGAGGCGCGGCTGGCGGCCCAGCTCAATCACCCCAACATCGTGCAGATCCACGACCTGGGGAAGATCGTCGATAGCTACTTCATCGCCATGGAGTACGTCTCCGGACGCGACATGCGCCGCGTCGTGCCCAAGGCCGAGTCCCTGGGGATTCCCTTCCCCATGGTGTACGCGCTGAAGATCGCCTCCTGCGTCTGCGCGGGCCTGCACTACGCGCACCAGAAGAAGGACCGCTACAACAACCCGCTCAACATCGTCCACCGCGACGTGACGCCGGAGAACATCGTCGTCGCGTTCGACGGCTCGGTGAAGGTGCTCGACTTCGGCATCGCCAAGGCCGCCAACCAGGTGGAGGAGACGCGCTCCGGGGAAATCAAAGGCAAGCTCAGCTACCTGTCCCCGGAGCAGTGCCTGGGCCGGCCGCTGGACTGCCGCAGCGACATCTTCTCGCTGGGCACCGTCCTCTACGAGTGGCTCACCGGCTTCAAGCTCTTCACCGGCGACTCCGACGTCGCCGTCATGCGCAGCATCACGGAAGCCAAGATCTACGCGCCGTCATACTTCCGCGAGGACCTGCCGGAGCGCGTGGAGGCCATCCTGATGCGCGCGCTCGCCCGCGACCGCGAGCGCCGCTACCAGACGGCGCTGGACATGCAGCGCGACCTGGACGCCTTCCTGGAGTCCTATGACTTCACGCCCTCGCCGCTGCACCTGGCCAACTTCGTCAAGCAGCTCTTCGAGGACGAGCGCCCGCAGGAGCTGAAGCGCCTGTCCACGCGCCAGTCCTCCGCGCCCACGTCGGAGATGGCGCTGGAGGTGGCGGAGGTGGTGGCGTCCGTGGACGGACCGCCCACGGAGGCCATGCACCTGGACGACCTCCCCGCCACCGAGCCGCGCCTGCTCGCGCTGACGGTGGACCCGGCGGTGTATGAAAGGCTGGAGGCCCAGGCGCGCAAGGCGAACGTCTCCCTGGCGAAGCTCGCGGCGGATGTGCTGGAGGGATGGCTGAAGACGCGCTGA